The following proteins come from a genomic window of Oscillatoria sp. FACHB-1407:
- a CDS encoding glucose-6-phosphate isomerase has product MNAAALWQRYQDWLYYHEGLGFYLDVSRMRFDDGFVDAMQPKLSQAFQQMTELEAGAIANPDENRMVGHYWLRDPGLAPNAEIQQEIHTTVEAIQTFAQKVHSGEIHPPLAEKYTDVLSIGIGGSALGPQFVAEALAPVNAPLTIHFIDNTDPAGIDRTLAKLQDRLFSTLVINISKSGGTPEPRNGMLEVKRVYEQKGLKFANYAIAITTDGSNLDKLAKSEGWLATFPMFDWVGGRTSEMSSVGLVPAALQGIDIAAMLRGAKEMDAATRIPELKRNPAALLALSWYAAGNGKGEKDMVVLPYKDSLLLFSRYLQQLVMESLGKEKDLNGNVVHQGIAVYGNKGTTDQHAYVQQLRDGVANFFLTFIEVLEDRQGESIQVEPGVTSGDYLFGLLQGTRQAIYENQRDSITVTIPQVNPYTVGALIALYERAVGLYGFMVNINAYHQPGVEAGKKAAAAILDLQRRVVQVVQEAEQPLSLVALADKVGTPDQIETIYKVVRHLHANHRLVAVSGDLGKPDSLAIAPLR; this is encoded by the coding sequence ATGAATGCCGCTGCGCTTTGGCAACGTTATCAAGACTGGCTCTATTACCATGAGGGGTTGGGGTTTTATCTCGATGTCAGCCGGATGCGGTTTGATGATGGGTTTGTCGATGCCATGCAGCCCAAGCTGTCTCAGGCATTTCAGCAAATGACAGAGTTAGAGGCAGGGGCGATCGCCAACCCTGACGAAAACCGGATGGTGGGTCACTATTGGTTGCGCGACCCAGGGCTAGCCCCCAACGCCGAGATTCAGCAAGAAATCCACACCACTGTCGAAGCGATTCAAACCTTTGCCCAAAAAGTTCATAGCGGTGAGATTCACCCTCCGCTGGCGGAGAAATACACGGATGTTTTGTCAATCGGGATTGGTGGGTCGGCGTTAGGACCGCAATTTGTGGCAGAGGCACTGGCACCCGTCAATGCGCCGCTGACCATTCACTTTATTGACAACACCGACCCCGCAGGCATCGATCGCACCCTGGCAAAGCTGCAAGATCGGCTGTTTAGCACGTTGGTGATCAATATCTCAAAGTCAGGCGGAACCCCAGAACCGCGCAACGGTATGTTGGAGGTGAAGCGGGTGTATGAGCAAAAGGGATTGAAGTTTGCCAACTATGCGATCGCCATCACCACCGACGGCAGCAACCTGGACAAGCTCGCCAAGTCTGAGGGTTGGTTAGCCACTTTCCCGATGTTTGACTGGGTGGGAGGACGCACGTCTGAAATGTCTAGCGTTGGGTTGGTGCCTGCGGCTCTGCAAGGCATCGACATTGCTGCCATGTTGCGGGGGGCTAAGGAGATGGACGCTGCGACTCGCATTCCAGAGTTAAAACGCAATCCGGCGGCTCTATTAGCCCTCTCCTGGTATGCAGCAGGCAATGGCAAAGGGGAAAAAGACATGGTTGTGTTGCCCTACAAAGACAGCCTACTCCTGTTTTCGCGTTATTTGCAGCAGTTAGTGATGGAGTCTCTCGGCAAAGAAAAAGATTTGAACGGCAACGTCGTTCACCAGGGAATTGCGGTCTATGGCAACAAGGGCACTACAGACCAACACGCCTATGTGCAGCAATTGCGCGATGGGGTGGCAAACTTTTTCTTGACCTTTATCGAAGTGCTGGAAGATCGCCAGGGCGAGTCAATTCAAGTAGAACCGGGGGTGACATCGGGAGATTACCTGTTTGGTTTGCTGCAAGGCACCCGACAGGCCATTTATGAAAATCAGCGTGACTCGATCACCGTGACGATTCCCCAGGTCAATCCCTACACTGTAGGCGCACTGATCGCCCTGTACGAGCGGGCAGTGGGCTTGTATGGCTTCATGGTCAACATCAATGCCTATCACCAACCGGGGGTTGAAGCGGGTAAGAAGGCTGCCGCCGCTATTCTGGATTTGCAACGACGAGTCGTGCAGGTTGTCCAGGAGGCAGAACAACCCCTTTCCCTGGTGGCGTTGGCAGATAAGGTGGGAACCCCAGACCAAATCGAAACAATCTATAAAGTGGTGCGGCATCTCCACGCCAACCATCGCTTAGTGGCGGTGAGTGGTGACTTAGGAAAACCCGATAGTTTGGCGATCGCCCCCCTCCGTTAA